The following are from one region of the Aquifex aeolicus VF5 genome:
- a CDS encoding AAA family ATPase, producing MRLSEYKRSNSAQNFDEFFRKGYVSILYGDSGVGKTTISLYLCLLAGAGKNLFHNLLKVKEPKKVAYISLELYKEDILEKLEPIRKRYRISTSEMEIMDLDDISDYRSFEKILEQKRYDFVVVDSFVAFYEGKSIYDPVEVKEFIKKTRKLARNSESHIMFIHHTIKSSGKNKTDRYQGVSTIKFLTTPFMQAYTEGKSFRVLTIEKHNFAYPFEKIYYYINKNGAITWYINEKAKYEEILHKFEPILKHLKDREYGMKTDELLNLSGLKKRTFYAHLNKLEEMGIIEWHHKGSKVSRVSISKRFKFILKRNNKFKRE from the coding sequence ATGAGGTTAAGTGAATACAAAAGGAGCAACAGTGCGCAAAATTTTGACGAGTTTTTCAGGAAGGGATACGTTTCCATACTTTACGGTGATTCAGGTGTAGGGAAAACTACCATAAGCCTTTACTTGTGTCTACTGGCAGGTGCAGGTAAGAACTTATTTCACAATTTACTCAAAGTTAAGGAACCGAAGAAAGTAGCCTATATATCTCTGGAACTTTATAAGGAAGATATCTTAGAAAAGTTAGAACCAATAAGAAAAAGATACAGAATAAGCACTTCAGAAATGGAAATAATGGATCTGGACGACATTTCGGATTACAGGAGTTTTGAAAAGATACTGGAACAAAAACGCTACGATTTTGTTGTGGTTGATAGTTTTGTTGCCTTTTATGAAGGAAAGTCTATTTATGATCCTGTAGAAGTTAAGGAATTTATTAAAAAAACAAGAAAGTTAGCAAGAAATTCTGAAAGTCACATAATGTTTATTCATCACACGATTAAAAGTTCAGGAAAAAATAAAACGGACAGGTATCAGGGCGTATCTACAATTAAGTTTTTAACAACTCCCTTTATGCAGGCCTACACAGAAGGGAAAAGCTTTCGGGTATTGACAATAGAAAAGCATAATTTTGCTTATCCTTTTGAAAAAATATACTATTACATAAACAAAAATGGAGCAATTACTTGGTATATTAATGAGAAAGCAAAGTATGAAGAAATTTTACACAAGTTTGAACCAATCCTTAAACATTTGAAGGACAGAGAGTACGGAATGAAGACGGACGAGTTGCTGAATCTCTCAGGTCTTAAGAAGAGAACTTTCTACGCTCATTTAAATAAACTGGAAGAAATGGGAATAATAGAGTGGCATCATAAAGGTTCCAAAGTTTCACGCGTGTCCATAAGCAAAAGGTTTAAATTTATCCTGAAAAGAAACAACAAATTTAAGAGGGAGTAA
- a CDS encoding PIN domain-containing protein translates to MFFKKVYKVDRPTISQVLIDILELRNVKIEDNELLIEALKIYSNKNLDFVDCLLCAYSKKYKVVSFDKGVKKCTNALTIE, encoded by the coding sequence ATGTTCTTCAAGAAAGTATATAAAGTTGATAGACCTACTATATCACAGGTACTTATAGACATACTGGAACTTAGGAATGTGAAAATTGAAGATAATGAGCTCCTTATAGAGGCTCTAAAGATATACTCTAATAAGAACTTAGACTTTGTAGATTGCCTTCTTTGTGCGTATTCTAAGAAATACAAAGTTGTGTCCTTTGATAAGGGAGTAAAGAAGTGTACAAATGCCTTAACTATAGAATGA
- a CDS encoding PIN domain-containing protein: protein MASRKGEKEIIVNANVILRYLLKDHRKLYKEAEELFNKILSGELKVFIPQVVIAEIVYVLQESI, encoded by the coding sequence ATGGCCTCGCGGAAAGGGGAAAAAGAGATAATTGTTAATGCTAATGTAATCCTGCGATATCTACTTAAAGACCACAGGAAGCTGTATAAAGAGGCTGAGGAGTTATTTAATAAGATACTCTCCGGAGAACTAAAAGTTTTTATCCCACAGGTAGTGATAGCCGAAATTGTTTATGTTCTTCAAGAAAGTATATAA
- a CDS encoding AbrB/MazE/SpoVT family DNA-binding domain-containing protein produces the protein MKIAKLTKKGQITIPAEYRKLLGTDIVEITYEKGKVIIKPVKKLGGILHKYATRDRSIEEIMKTEKEAIGDGLAERGKRDNC, from the coding sequence ATGAAAATAGCTAAGCTTACTAAGAAAGGACAAATTACCATACCTGCTGAGTACAGGAAATTATTAGGAACTGATATAGTTGAGATAACCTATGAGAAGGGAAAAGTAATAATTAAACCTGTTAAGAAATTGGGAGGAATTCTACACAAATACGCTACCCGTGACAGGTCCATAGAAGAGATAATGAAAACTGAAAAAGAGGCAATAGGCGATGGCCTCGCGGAAAGGGGAAAAAGAGATAATTGTTAA
- a CDS encoding nucleotidyl transferase AbiEii/AbiGii toxin family protein has product MRKLKKEQREALEKVVSLGICNDFYLAGGTALLIRYGHRFSDDFDFFTFPEKPFDSFSISRQIDKLSRVRWLYQSKDTLIFLLDGIKFSFFEYRYPLLENPEKNNDLGIFIAGDKDIACMKAVAIAQRGSKKDFYDLWFLMRKHGWDLKELEKLVKKKYRNIDFSIIVKSLVYFEDAREEVYEDIEPYWEEVEEFFKRKVKEYLEN; this is encoded by the coding sequence ATGAGGAAGTTAAAGAAAGAACAGAGAGAGGCTTTAGAAAAAGTAGTTTCTTTAGGGATCTGTAACGATTTTTATCTTGCAGGAGGAACCGCTTTGCTTATAAGATATGGGCACAGATTTTCAGATGATTTTGACTTTTTTACTTTTCCTGAAAAACCCTTTGACAGTTTCTCTATATCAAGGCAAATTGATAAACTAAGCAGAGTAAGGTGGCTTTATCAGAGTAAAGATACTCTAATATTCTTGCTTGATGGAATTAAATTCTCTTTTTTTGAATACCGATACCCGCTGTTAGAGAACCCTGAAAAAAATAATGATCTTGGGATTTTCATAGCGGGGGACAAGGATATTGCCTGTATGAAGGCAGTAGCAATAGCTCAAAGGGGGTCAAAGAAGGATTTTTACGACCTGTGGTTTTTGATGAGAAAACACGGATGGGATTTAAAAGAGCTTGAAAAATTGGTTAAAAAAAAGTACAGGAATATTGACTTTTCAATTATTGTAAAAAGTCTCGTATATTTCGAAGATGCAAGGGAAGAAGTTTATGAAGATATAGAACCTTACTGGGAGGAAGTTGAAGAATTCTTTAAAAGAAAAGTAAAAGAGTACCTAGAAAACTAG
- a CDS encoding ribbon-helix-helix protein, CopG family — translation MKRTTIFINEETKQKIKLIAKKKQKSMAEIIREAINEYIVKHKKNKKYSFIGLGKSKRSDISEIHEEKLWKYSQ, via the coding sequence ATGAAAAGAACGACCATTTTTATAAACGAAGAAACCAAACAAAAAATCAAACTAATAGCCAAGAAAAAGCAAAAAAGCATGGCAGAAATTATAAGAGAAGCTATAAATGAGTACATTGTAAAACACAAAAAGAATAAGAAGTATTCCTTTATAGGACTTGGTAAAAGCAAAAGATCTGATATCTCGGAAATTCATGAGGAAAAACTTTGGAAATACTCACAGTAG